A genomic segment from Nicotiana tabacum cultivar K326 chromosome 9, ASM71507v2, whole genome shotgun sequence encodes:
- the LOC107809231 gene encoding uncharacterized protein LOC107809231 isoform X1: MEKKDTGKVSLFSTEKATSEGLPPRWIKEMRVRRKGHKIKKDPLTAEADKHISLDRDASGKEVNSNHKLKLGAEHMAHSSCVEGIYHPLKILASCLQSKLLLVK; encoded by the exons ATGGAAAAGAAAGATACTGGAAAGGTCTCATTG TTTTCAACTGAGAAGGCTACATCAGAAGGGTTACCACCAAGATGGATTAAGGAAATGAGGGTCAGGAGAAAGGGGCATAAAATCAAGAAAGATCCG TTGACTGCTGAAGCTGACAAGCATATATCGCTAGACCGCGATGCATCTGGCAAGGAAGTTAATTCGAATCATAAGCTGAAGTTGGGTGCTGAACATATGGCGCATTCCAGTTGTGTAGAAGGCATATATCATCCTTTGAAG ATCCTTGCTTCATGTTTGCAGTCAAAACTCTTACTGGTGAAATAA
- the LOC107809231 gene encoding uncharacterized protein LOC107809231 isoform X4, translated as MEKKDTGKVSLFSTEKATSEGLPPRWIKEMRVRRKGHKIKKDPLTAEADKHISLDRDASGKEVNSNHKLKLGAEHMAHSSCVEGIYHPLKV; from the exons ATGGAAAAGAAAGATACTGGAAAGGTCTCATTG TTTTCAACTGAGAAGGCTACATCAGAAGGGTTACCACCAAGATGGATTAAGGAAATGAGGGTCAGGAGAAAGGGGCATAAAATCAAGAAAGATCCG TTGACTGCTGAAGCTGACAAGCATATATCGCTAGACCGCGATGCATCTGGCAAGGAAGTTAATTCGAATCATAAGCTGAAGTTGGGTGCTGAACATATGGCGCATTCCAGTTGTGTAGAAGGCATATATCATCCTTTGAAG GTTTAG
- the LOC107809231 gene encoding uncharacterized protein LOC107809231 isoform X3, translating into MEKKDTGKVSLFSTEKATSEGLPPRWIKEMRVRRKGHKIKKDPLTAEADKHISLDRDASGKEVNSNHKLKLGAEHMAHSSCVEGIYHPLKIL; encoded by the exons ATGGAAAAGAAAGATACTGGAAAGGTCTCATTG TTTTCAACTGAGAAGGCTACATCAGAAGGGTTACCACCAAGATGGATTAAGGAAATGAGGGTCAGGAGAAAGGGGCATAAAATCAAGAAAGATCCG TTGACTGCTGAAGCTGACAAGCATATATCGCTAGACCGCGATGCATCTGGCAAGGAAGTTAATTCGAATCATAAGCTGAAGTTGGGTGCTGAACATATGGCGCATTCCAGTTGTGTAGAAGGCATATATCATCCTTTGAAG ATCCTGTAA
- the LOC107809231 gene encoding uncharacterized protein LOC107809231 isoform X2, with amino-acid sequence MEKKDTGKFSTEKATSEGLPPRWIKEMRVRRKGHKIKKDPLTAEADKHISLDRDASGKEVNSNHKLKLGAEHMAHSSCVEGIYHPLKILASCLQSKLLLVK; translated from the exons ATGGAAAAGAAAGATACTGGAAAG TTTTCAACTGAGAAGGCTACATCAGAAGGGTTACCACCAAGATGGATTAAGGAAATGAGGGTCAGGAGAAAGGGGCATAAAATCAAGAAAGATCCG TTGACTGCTGAAGCTGACAAGCATATATCGCTAGACCGCGATGCATCTGGCAAGGAAGTTAATTCGAATCATAAGCTGAAGTTGGGTGCTGAACATATGGCGCATTCCAGTTGTGTAGAAGGCATATATCATCCTTTGAAG ATCCTTGCTTCATGTTTGCAGTCAAAACTCTTACTGGTGAAATAA